One segment of Synechococcus sp. A15-24 DNA contains the following:
- a CDS encoding SRPBCC family protein, giving the protein MTAPQRFLPAQAYTDPELYRWDCSGYAQRYWHPLVAGSALPAGHSLALTLLNQPLLLTRAEDGLPRAFLNRCPHRGVAFQHERDGATACRRLICPYHGWTYSLVGELLAAAREQGFDHPFHRQDWPLPSLPCREDGPLIWVALTQAVTPLEQQLDLVHQRVADLWTQPLDQVRILQRTLYCNWKIAHDNTLDDYHVAVAHPTTLHREQGPVRDYAHHTTALVNLLVTPHADGGCFHTFGLPPWLHLITWPDGRLALLEFLPLSLDSCCMQLRLFAPNAASGEPPTDAANKAWLKELLAFLEEDQTLVESAQRGYRSGLVPGPPHGLEQRIIHWQEIYRQVLPKALAQSLS; this is encoded by the coding sequence ATGACGGCTCCGCAACGGTTTCTGCCGGCCCAGGCCTATACCGATCCGGAGTTGTATCGCTGGGACTGCAGCGGTTACGCCCAGCGCTACTGGCATCCCCTGGTCGCTGGATCGGCCCTGCCGGCCGGCCACAGCCTGGCTCTAACCCTGCTGAATCAGCCCCTTCTGCTCACCCGAGCCGAGGACGGACTCCCCCGCGCCTTTCTCAACCGCTGCCCCCACCGCGGCGTGGCCTTCCAGCACGAACGCGATGGAGCAACCGCCTGCCGTCGCCTGATCTGCCCGTACCACGGCTGGACCTACAGCCTGGTAGGGGAGCTGCTGGCCGCGGCGCGCGAGCAGGGCTTCGATCACCCCTTCCATCGCCAGGACTGGCCGCTCCCTTCCCTGCCTTGCCGCGAGGATGGCCCCTTGATCTGGGTCGCACTCACCCAGGCGGTGACGCCCCTGGAGCAGCAGCTCGACCTGGTGCATCAACGGGTGGCGGACCTCTGGACCCAGCCCCTGGATCAGGTGCGGATCCTGCAGCGCACCCTGTACTGCAACTGGAAGATCGCCCACGACAACACCCTGGACGACTACCACGTCGCCGTGGCCCATCCAACGACTCTGCACCGCGAACAGGGGCCGGTGCGCGATTACGCCCACCACACCACAGCCCTGGTGAACCTGCTGGTGACCCCCCACGCCGATGGCGGTTGCTTTCACACCTTTGGCCTGCCGCCCTGGCTACATCTGATCACCTGGCCGGACGGCCGTCTGGCGTTGTTGGAGTTTCTGCCCCTCAGCCTCGACAGCTGCTGCATGCAGTTGCGGCTGTTCGCTCCCAACGCAGCCAGCGGCGAACCGCCGACGGATGCGGCCAACAAAGCCTGGTTGAAAGAGCTGCTGGCCTTTTTGGAAGAGGACCAGACCCTGGTCGAATCCGCTCAGCGCGGCTACCGCAGTGGACTCGTGCCCGGTCCACCCCACGGGCTCGAGCAACGGATCATCCATTGGCAGGAGATCTACCGACAGGTGCTGCCCAAAGCGCTGGCCCAATCGCTCAGCTGA
- a CDS encoding ABC transporter ATP-binding protein: MELLVQNLCKQFGDKAVLEDINFSMQSGEFITLVGSSGCGKSTLLRLIAGLDHPSGGRIHVDGSPVEGPGPDRGMVFQKYSLYPWLTAADNVAFGMRLQGMTSADVRNRTAYFLEVVGLQDAATKLPRELSGGMQQRVAIARALATNPSVLLLDEPFGALDLQIRETMQEFLLQLWQRTGLTVLLITHDVEEALVLAQRVHVLAPNPGRIIRSLEVTLNKSDLDQLRLSAEFLQLRRSLATSLRQLEPTIG, from the coding sequence ATGGAACTGCTGGTTCAGAACCTCTGCAAACAGTTCGGCGACAAAGCCGTTCTCGAGGACATCAACTTCTCGATGCAATCCGGTGAATTCATCACCTTAGTCGGCAGTTCCGGCTGCGGCAAGAGCACCCTGCTCCGGCTGATCGCCGGCCTGGATCACCCCAGCGGGGGCCGGATCCACGTCGATGGATCCCCCGTTGAAGGGCCCGGCCCCGACCGGGGCATGGTGTTTCAGAAATACAGCCTCTACCCCTGGCTGACTGCCGCCGACAACGTCGCCTTCGGCATGCGGCTACAGGGCATGACGTCGGCTGACGTGCGTAATCGCACCGCCTATTTCCTCGAGGTGGTGGGTCTGCAGGATGCAGCCACCAAACTGCCGAGGGAACTCTCCGGCGGCATGCAGCAACGGGTGGCTATCGCCCGCGCCCTGGCCACCAACCCCAGCGTGCTGCTGCTGGATGAACCCTTCGGTGCTTTGGACCTGCAGATCCGCGAAACAATGCAGGAGTTTCTGCTCCAGCTTTGGCAACGCACCGGCCTGACAGTGCTGCTGATCACCCACGACGTGGAGGAAGCCCTGGTGCTGGCTCAACGCGTGCACGTACTGGCACCGAACCCGGGCCGGATCATCCGCTCGCTCGAGGTGACCCTGAACAAAAGCGATTTAGATCAGCTGCGCCTCAGCGCTGAGTTCCTGCAGCTGCGCCGCAGTCTGGCCACCAGCCTGCGGCAGCTGGAACCAACCATCGGGTGA